A section of the Brevundimonas sp. AJA228-03 genome encodes:
- the acs gene encoding acetate--CoA ligase — protein sequence MTDRDLYPVSTDWAGRAHMDAAAYEVARIAARETPDVFWAEQAKRLDWMTPPTVVKDVSFNKDDFRIRWFADGVLNVCFNCVDRHLPERADQTAIIWEGDDPARSGRLTYAELHREVCRMANVLKDLGVQKGDRVTIYLPMIPAAAVAMLACARIGAIHSVVFGGFSPDGIAGRIEDCGSRFVITADEGLRAGKRVPLKANVDAALEKVPGVETVLVVSHTNADVPMTPGRDVRYGEASQGVSDACPCEPMNAEDPLFILYTSGSTGKPKGVLHTTGGYLFWVSYTHELVFDYRPGEVFWCTADVGWVTGHSYVVYGALANAATTLMFEGVPNYPDNRRFWQVVDKHQVEIFYTAPTALRALMRDGDAPVKSSSRKSLRLLGTVGEPINPEAWRWYHEVVGEGRLPIIDTWWQTETGGALIAPLPGATDLKPGSATKPLPGVELELVDAEGGVLEGAASGNLCITDSWPGQMRTVWGDHQRFFDTYFSTYPGKYFTGDGCRRDEDGYYWITGRVDDVINVSGHRMGTAEVESALVLHDDVAEAAVVGFPHDIKGQGIYAYVTLNAGVEPHDDLKKTLVAHVRKEIGPIAAPDAIQWAPGLPKTRSGKIMRRILRKIAENDLTALGDTSTLADPSVVDDLVKNRTG from the coding sequence ATGACCGACCGCGACCTGTATCCCGTTTCCACCGACTGGGCCGGGCGTGCACACATGGACGCCGCCGCCTATGAGGTCGCCCGGATCGCCGCCCGCGAAACGCCGGACGTCTTCTGGGCCGAGCAGGCGAAGCGACTGGACTGGATGACCCCGCCCACGGTCGTCAAGGACGTCTCCTTCAACAAGGACGACTTCCGCATTCGCTGGTTCGCCGACGGCGTGCTGAATGTCTGTTTCAACTGCGTCGATCGGCACCTGCCCGAGCGGGCAGACCAGACCGCCATCATCTGGGAGGGTGACGACCCCGCCCGATCCGGCCGCCTGACCTATGCCGAGCTGCACCGCGAGGTGTGCCGCATGGCCAATGTGCTGAAGGATCTGGGGGTCCAGAAAGGCGATCGCGTCACCATCTATCTGCCCATGATCCCGGCGGCCGCCGTCGCCATGCTGGCCTGTGCCCGCATCGGGGCGATCCATTCGGTCGTGTTCGGGGGCTTCTCCCCCGACGGCATCGCCGGGCGGATCGAGGATTGCGGATCGAGGTTCGTCATCACCGCGGACGAAGGCCTGCGCGCCGGCAAGCGGGTCCCGTTGAAGGCCAATGTCGATGCGGCGCTGGAAAAGGTCCCGGGCGTGGAGACCGTCCTGGTCGTCAGCCATACCAACGCCGATGTACCGATGACGCCCGGCCGCGACGTCCGCTACGGCGAGGCCAGTCAGGGCGTTTCCGATGCCTGTCCGTGCGAGCCGATGAACGCCGAGGACCCGCTGTTCATCCTCTACACCTCGGGCTCGACCGGAAAACCCAAGGGCGTCCTGCACACCACCGGCGGATACCTGTTCTGGGTCAGCTATACCCACGAACTGGTCTTCGACTATCGGCCCGGCGAGGTCTTCTGGTGCACCGCCGACGTCGGTTGGGTCACGGGGCACTCCTATGTCGTCTACGGGGCCCTGGCCAATGCAGCGACGACCCTGATGTTCGAGGGGGTGCCCAACTATCCCGACAACCGCCGCTTCTGGCAGGTCGTGGACAAGCATCAGGTCGAGATCTTCTACACCGCGCCCACGGCGCTGCGGGCCCTGATGCGCGACGGTGACGCGCCGGTGAAATCGTCCAGCCGCAAGTCGCTGCGCCTGCTCGGCACGGTCGGCGAGCCGATCAACCCGGAGGCCTGGCGCTGGTATCACGAGGTGGTCGGCGAGGGCCGACTGCCGATCATCGACACCTGGTGGCAGACCGAGACGGGCGGGGCCCTGATCGCCCCCCTGCCCGGTGCCACGGACCTGAAACCCGGCTCGGCGACGAAGCCATTGCCCGGCGTGGAGCTGGAGCTGGTCGATGCCGAAGGTGGCGTGCTGGAAGGCGCCGCGTCCGGCAACCTGTGCATCACCGACAGCTGGCCCGGACAGATGCGCACCGTCTGGGGCGATCACCAGCGGTTCTTCGACACCTATTTCTCGACCTATCCCGGCAAGTATTTCACCGGCGACGGCTGTCGCCGGGACGAGGACGGCTACTACTGGATCACCGGCCGCGTCGACGACGTCATCAACGTCTCGGGTCACCGGATGGGGACGGCAGAGGTCGAGAGCGCCCTGGTCCTGCACGACGACGTGGCCGAGGCGGCGGTCGTTGGTTTTCCCCACGACATCAAGGGCCAGGGCATCTACGCCTATGTCACCCTGAACGCCGGGGTCGAGCCGCATGATGATCTGAAGAAGACCCTGGTCGCCCATGTCAGGAAAGAGATCGGCCCCATCGCTGCGCCCGACGCCATCCAGTGGGCCCCCGGCCTGCCCAAGACCCGATCGGGCAAGATCATGCGGCGCATCCTGCGCAAGATCGCCGAGAACGACCTGACCGCGCTCGGGGATACCTCGACCCTCGCCGATCCGTCGGTCGTGGACGATCTGGTGAAAAACCGGACGGGCTGA
- the hfaB gene encoding holdfast anchoring protein HfaB: protein MMTTALTRRLKVGGVALAVTAMLGACVSPAAGPNGMYATPIGNAPVTSNPTPYSRALYCLADYARRYNLPSPRMAVGRISDYTGTVSSDGGRQVTGGASLMAFSALAKAGAQMVERYDTSISEMELRYANNRLIGDQGGTVEDPNYRRILAGQVPGSDFYLVGGITEVNYNIRSAGFDAGQAETESARPGSTIVQSKVFVMNIAIDLRLVQTTTLEVVDVVSYQKQIIGREISAGVFDFLDGNVLDISAGTGGMEPVQLAVRAVIERATVEFMANLYGAPGPEVCLDASNDPLNTVGATGGYYPAYDNTGTNNGQTRADPDRWNDRRDGAVRGSRY, encoded by the coding sequence ATGATGACCACCGCCCTCACCCGTCGGCTGAAGGTCGGCGGCGTCGCCCTGGCCGTCACGGCCATGCTCGGCGCCTGCGTCAGCCCGGCGGCCGGGCCGAACGGCATGTATGCGACGCCGATCGGCAATGCGCCGGTGACATCGAACCCGACGCCCTATTCCAGGGCCCTGTACTGCTTGGCCGACTACGCCCGCCGCTACAACCTGCCCTCGCCGCGCATGGCCGTGGGCCGGATCAGCGACTACACCGGCACGGTCTCGTCCGACGGGGGACGCCAGGTCACGGGTGGAGCCTCGCTGATGGCCTTCAGCGCCCTCGCCAAGGCCGGGGCGCAGATGGTCGAGCGCTACGACACCTCCATTTCCGAAATGGAGTTGCGCTACGCCAACAACCGGCTGATCGGCGACCAGGGCGGCACGGTCGAGGATCCCAACTATCGCCGCATCCTGGCGGGCCAGGTGCCGGGTTCGGACTTCTACCTGGTCGGCGGCATCACCGAGGTGAACTACAATATCCGCTCGGCCGGCTTCGACGCCGGGCAGGCCGAGACCGAAAGCGCCCGGCCGGGCTCCACCATCGTCCAGAGCAAGGTGTTCGTCATGAACATCGCCATCGACCTGCGCCTGGTCCAGACCACCACGCTCGAGGTCGTCGACGTCGTCTCCTACCAGAAGCAGATCATCGGCCGCGAAATCTCCGCCGGGGTGTTTGACTTCCTGGATGGCAACGTCCTGGACATCTCCGCCGGAACCGGCGGGATGGAGCCGGTGCAGCTGGCCGTCCGCGCCGTGATCGAGCGGGCGACGGTCGAGTTCATGGCCAACCTGTATGGCGCGCCGGGTCCCGAAGTCTGCCTGGACGCCTCCAACGACCCGCTCAACACGGTGGGCGCGACCGGGGGCTACTACCCCGCCTACGACAACACGGGAACGAACAATGGCCAGACCCGCGCCGATCCGGACCGCTGGAACGATCGCCGCGACGGCGCTGTACGTGGCAGCCGCTACTAG
- a CDS encoding glycine C-acetyltransferase — protein sequence MQIARFHNRIAAALSDIDAQGLTKPERVIQSRQGPVIEVGGRQVLNFCANNYLGLGGDDRVVAAANAATEKRGAGTASVRFICGTLDIHKDLERAIADYLGFEDSILFAAAFDANGGLFEPLFEAEDAIVSDSLNHASIIDGVRLCKAKRYRFANSDMADLETQLKQARADGARDIVIATDGAFSMDGYIARLDEIRVLAGQYGALIMVDDCHATGFLGPQGRGSYAHHGVKVDFVTGTFGKALGGAMGGFICATSEVVQLLKQRARPYLFSNALAPGVCGASLEAIRIAQGSEGDALRARLTANAARFRGAMTEAGFDLLPGQHPIVPVMLGDAKLAQTMAARMLELGVYVIGFSFPVVPRGAARIRTQMSAAHTFDHIDQAVAAFTMAGRELGVIV from the coding sequence ATGCAGATCGCCCGTTTCCACAACCGCATCGCGGCCGCGCTTTCCGACATCGACGCCCAGGGGCTCACCAAGCCCGAGCGGGTGATCCAGTCCCGTCAGGGGCCCGTGATCGAGGTCGGCGGACGCCAGGTGCTGAACTTCTGCGCCAACAACTACCTGGGTCTGGGCGGCGACGACCGGGTGGTTGCGGCGGCCAATGCGGCGACGGAAAAGCGGGGCGCGGGGACGGCTTCTGTCCGGTTCATCTGTGGCACGCTGGACATCCACAAGGACCTGGAACGGGCGATCGCCGACTATCTCGGCTTCGAGGATTCGATCCTTTTCGCCGCCGCCTTCGACGCCAACGGCGGGCTGTTCGAGCCCCTGTTCGAAGCCGAGGATGCCATCGTCTCCGACAGCCTGAACCACGCCTCGATCATCGACGGGGTGCGCCTGTGCAAGGCGAAGCGCTACCGCTTCGCCAACTCTGACATGGCCGATCTGGAAACCCAGCTGAAGCAGGCCCGGGCGGATGGCGCGCGAGATATCGTGATCGCTACCGACGGGGCGTTCTCGATGGACGGCTATATCGCCAGGCTGGACGAGATTCGCGTGCTGGCGGGTCAGTATGGCGCGCTGATCATGGTCGACGACTGCCACGCCACGGGTTTTCTGGGTCCGCAGGGACGCGGCTCCTATGCCCACCACGGGGTGAAGGTCGACTTCGTCACCGGCACCTTTGGCAAGGCGCTTGGCGGGGCCATGGGCGGCTTCATCTGTGCGACGTCGGAGGTTGTGCAGTTGCTGAAGCAGCGGGCACGGCCCTATCTGTTTTCCAATGCCCTGGCCCCCGGAGTCTGCGGCGCCTCTCTGGAGGCGATCCGCATCGCGCAGGGATCGGAGGGCGACGCGCTGCGGGCACGGCTTACCGCCAATGCCGCCCGCTTCCGTGGTGCAATGACCGAGGCGGGCTTCGACCTGCTGCCCGGTCAGCACCCCATCGTGCCCGTCATGCTGGGCGATGCGAAGCTGGCCCAGACGATGGCGGCGCGGATGCTGGAGCTGGGCGTCTATGTCATCGGGTTCAGCTTCCCGGTGGTCCCGCGCGGCGCAGCGCGCATCCGGACCCAGATGTCGGCGGCGCACACCTTCGACCACATTGATCAGGCGGTCGCGGCCTTCACCATGGCCGGTCGGGAACTGGGAGTTATCGTATGA
- a CDS encoding DUF4232 domain-containing protein, producing MSAQRLVAFGLVGALALSACDRPAEPTEPATPVTGAPTPAGPTTPAIGYACESGQTVSLQYPDTATAQLTYRGQLYPLRLVPAGSGARYAGSGLEWWIATRDGQESATLSRLGLNEDVGVAVLERCSRPSANPALPVPGPSQPSLPAPGGVMPAATPCQAANLRLGAAGGDAGAGNRVGIISVLNTGPAACGLAGYPALSLLEAQGRPITTLRIDQNPNTATPVTIPTNGRAYFDVAWSVVPDEGAGQTVCPSVARIAVRVPGSPTPLTLAMAFQPCGARIRVNPYRASADPADAPAPIPASATT from the coding sequence ATGTCTGCTCAACGTCTCGTCGCCTTCGGTCTGGTCGGCGCGCTGGCGCTTTCGGCCTGCGACAGGCCCGCGGAGCCGACGGAGCCCGCGACCCCCGTGACCGGCGCGCCGACGCCAGCAGGGCCCACGACCCCGGCCATCGGCTATGCCTGCGAGAGCGGCCAGACGGTCAGTCTGCAATATCCCGACACGGCGACGGCGCAACTGACCTACAGGGGTCAACTCTATCCCCTGCGGCTGGTGCCGGCCGGAAGCGGTGCGCGCTATGCCGGGTCGGGCCTCGAGTGGTGGATCGCCACCCGCGACGGTCAGGAAAGCGCGACGCTGAGCCGCCTGGGTCTGAACGAAGACGTCGGTGTGGCCGTGCTGGAGCGATGCAGCCGTCCATCGGCCAACCCTGCGCTGCCGGTCCCGGGACCCTCGCAGCCGTCGCTTCCTGCCCCGGGCGGAGTCATGCCAGCAGCGACGCCCTGTCAGGCCGCGAACCTGCGCCTCGGCGCTGCGGGTGGCGACGCCGGTGCCGGCAATCGCGTCGGGATCATCAGCGTGCTGAACACCGGCCCCGCGGCCTGCGGGTTGGCCGGCTATCCGGCACTGAGCCTTTTGGAGGCGCAGGGTCGCCCGATCACGACGTTGCGGATCGATCAGAACCCGAACACCGCGACGCCTGTGACAATCCCGACGAACGGCCGGGCCTATTTCGATGTCGCCTGGTCGGTGGTGCCCGACGAGGGCGCGGGCCAGACCGTGTGTCCTTCGGTCGCCCGGATCGCCGTGCGCGTCCCGGGCAGTCCGACGCCGCTGACGCTGGCCATGGCGTTCCAGCCCTGTGGCGCGAGGATACGGGTCAATCCCTATCGTGCCTCGGCCGATCCGGCGGATGCGCCGGCACCGATCCCGGCCTCGGCGACGACCTGA
- the hfaD gene encoding holdfast anchor protein HfaD, whose product MARPAPIRTAGTIAATALYVAAATSAFGQTRDGVIVLNNQLQLGDVIAGQTLNVEGASDEVGADTAAQGNSLSGTAQDRDLQLTSTQTSSGDVRSTTTLNLDGDLEGPVNATTQSRGNYLAAASYGGDIAIEATQEVGPTEVTAASSLNGPSVRMLGGASVGVTAIANTTSMAASASHVSGIVIQRSEAGVRAENFAETRYIPATAEFISQSVANTTALNSGLASSQDLTIRQRSAGDAVTASTSANAANAWDLAGRARATANQTLLYNDGGSVVATTDQSNLSQVRASATVTSYDWGAAAAVAAGTGNEVVAGNNDVYLEIDSSQVNSGGVEVSADFAGTNGYDAYVSADAIGNSVTGYVCATCQGNLIATNAQTNSGPVSATATTTVSGTGRAIASSASAVGNTATFYVSRPGS is encoded by the coding sequence ATGGCCAGACCCGCGCCGATCCGGACCGCTGGAACGATCGCCGCGACGGCGCTGTACGTGGCAGCCGCTACTAGCGCTTTCGGTCAGACCCGGGATGGCGTCATCGTCCTGAACAACCAGCTGCAACTGGGCGACGTCATCGCCGGCCAGACCCTGAACGTCGAAGGGGCCTCGGACGAGGTGGGTGCCGACACGGCGGCCCAGGGCAACAGCCTCTCCGGCACGGCCCAGGACCGCGACCTCCAGCTGACCTCGACCCAGACGTCCAGCGGTGACGTCCGCTCGACCACCACCCTGAACCTGGACGGCGACCTGGAAGGCCCGGTCAACGCCACCACCCAGTCGCGCGGCAATTATCTGGCCGCCGCATCCTATGGCGGCGATATCGCCATCGAGGCGACCCAGGAGGTCGGCCCGACGGAAGTCACCGCCGCCTCGAGCCTGAACGGCCCTTCCGTCCGGATGCTCGGCGGTGCCTCGGTCGGTGTCACCGCCATCGCCAACACCACCTCCATGGCCGCCAGCGCCTCACACGTGTCCGGCATCGTGATCCAGCGTTCCGAGGCCGGCGTCCGGGCCGAAAACTTCGCAGAAACACGCTACATCCCCGCGACCGCCGAGTTTATCAGCCAGTCGGTCGCCAACACCACGGCCCTGAACTCCGGTCTCGCCTCCAGTCAGGACCTGACCATTCGCCAGCGCTCGGCCGGCGATGCCGTCACCGCATCGACCAGCGCCAATGCCGCCAACGCCTGGGATCTGGCCGGACGCGCCCGCGCCACCGCCAACCAGACCCTGCTCTACAACGACGGCGGCTCGGTCGTGGCGACGACGGACCAGTCCAACCTGTCCCAGGTCCGCGCCTCGGCCACCGTCACCAGCTACGACTGGGGCGCAGCCGCTGCCGTCGCGGCCGGAACCGGCAACGAGGTCGTCGCCGGCAACAACGATGTCTATCTGGAGATCGACAGCAGCCAGGTGAACTCCGGTGGGGTCGAGGTCAGCGCCGATTTCGCGGGAACCAATGGCTATGACGCCTATGTCTCGGCGGACGCGATCGGCAATTCGGTCACCGGCTATGTCTGCGCGACCTGCCAGGGCAATCTGATTGCCACCAATGCCCAGACCAACTCTGGCCCTGTCTCGGCTACGGCGACGACGACCGTCAGCGGCACGGGCCGCGCGATCGCGTCGAGCGCAAGCGCCGTCGGCAATACCGCGACCTTCTACGTCTCGCGGCCGGGTTCGTGA
- a CDS encoding opioid growth factor receptor-related protein: MSAIVDFLKGAGTDGAGRTVFEVVAMSDSDIEHIHDFIQWLFPLDAPSGANRNAPVVSAGDVEAIHASGLAQIALAAATDRMAHFYERQDHWLVAHDHNHLRITRIIKSLRLLRGPDEADDFRRIILRRDDEAGRPVSPGSRRYWIDS, encoded by the coding sequence ATGAGCGCTATCGTCGATTTCCTGAAAGGGGCGGGAACCGACGGTGCCGGTCGGACTGTGTTCGAGGTCGTGGCGATGAGCGATTCTGACATCGAGCACATCCACGACTTCATCCAGTGGCTGTTCCCGCTGGATGCCCCCTCCGGTGCAAACCGGAACGCGCCTGTGGTGTCGGCCGGGGATGTGGAGGCGATCCATGCCTCGGGCCTGGCCCAGATCGCCCTGGCCGCGGCGACGGACCGGATGGCGCACTTCTACGAGCGCCAAGACCATTGGCTGGTGGCGCACGATCATAACCATCTTCGGATCACGCGGATCATCAAGTCACTCCGGCTGCTGCGCGGGCCGGACGAGGCCGATGATTTTCGCCGGATCATCCTGAGACGGGATGATGAGGCCGGGCGGCCGGTCAGTCCGGGCAGCCGGCGCTACTGGATCGACAGCTAG
- a CDS encoding antibiotic biosynthesis monooxygenase, with translation MTDAAPTSDSDAVPVVLINVFKVQPDRQDDLLDLLAEMTRAQVGLPGFVSATLHRGLNGKTVANHAVWRSAADWKAMTRNPAVVAAMSPIMAIATFEPHLYEAGEVIK, from the coding sequence ATGACCGATGCTGCCCCGACGAGTGACTCCGATGCTGTCCCGGTGGTGCTGATCAATGTCTTCAAGGTCCAGCCGGACCGCCAGGACGATCTGCTGGACCTGCTGGCCGAAATGACCCGCGCCCAGGTCGGCCTGCCGGGCTTCGTCTCCGCCACCCTGCACCGCGGCCTGAACGGAAAGACCGTGGCCAACCACGCCGTCTGGCGCTCAGCCGCCGACTGGAAGGCCATGACCCGCAACCCCGCTGTCGTCGCGGCCATGAGCCCCATCATGGCCATCGCCACGTTCGAACCCCACCTCTATGAGGCGGGCGAGGTCATCAAATAG
- a CDS encoding rhomboid family intramembrane serine protease, with translation MEPPLGRFDGPTPKEPVFKAPLLAVLLAASMPGLYFFQSRAHTYWLELAFTPVDLSQGRYAGLVTSMFVHGGWAHAMMNAVAALTFGTPVARLFRGGVGVVVFLALYIVSGVVATLGYGLVHWGSMDPLVGASGAVFGLIGAATRLLGGGGRVLPLTDRGVITMSIAWMAVNAVLGLIGFAPGVEGARVAWEAHAIGFLFGILAIGPVARVFARPDARFDSPARPGDPPA, from the coding sequence ATGGAGCCGCCCCTCGGCCGATTCGACGGCCCAACCCCGAAAGAACCCGTCTTCAAGGCGCCGCTGCTGGCCGTGCTGCTGGCTGCATCCATGCCCGGGCTGTATTTCTTTCAGAGCCGTGCCCACACCTACTGGCTGGAGCTGGCGTTCACGCCCGTCGACTTGAGCCAGGGGCGGTATGCCGGGCTGGTGACCTCGATGTTCGTGCACGGCGGATGGGCGCACGCGATGATGAATGCGGTGGCTGCGCTGACATTCGGCACACCGGTCGCACGCCTGTTCAGGGGCGGCGTCGGTGTCGTCGTTTTTCTCGCCCTCTATATTGTATCGGGCGTCGTCGCGACGCTGGGATACGGGCTGGTGCACTGGGGCAGCATGGATCCACTCGTCGGCGCGTCCGGCGCGGTGTTTGGCCTGATCGGGGCAGCGACGCGATTGCTGGGTGGGGGAGGGCGGGTGCTGCCCCTGACCGACCGGGGCGTCATCACCATGTCGATCGCCTGGATGGCCGTGAATGCTGTGCTTGGCCTGATCGGGTTCGCGCCCGGTGTGGAAGGGGCTCGAGTTGCGTGGGAAGCGCATGCCATTGGCTTTCTGTTCGGCATTCTGGCGATCGGCCCCGTGGCGAGAGTATTCGCCCGGCCGGACGCAAGGTTCGATTCGCCGGCCCGCCCGGGTGATCCGCCCGCCTGA
- the tdh gene encoding L-threonine 3-dehydrogenase — MKALAKTQPGIGLELIDAPIPVAGPEDVLIRVHRTAVCGTDIHIWNWDEWSQKNVPTPMITGHEFSGEIVAIGSDVQRPLKIGQRVSAEGHVIDLNSEAARAGHFHLDPHTRGIGVNRQGAFAEFVVAPAFNVIELPDDVSYEVAAMLDPFGNAVHTAQQFDLLGEDVLVTGAGPIGMMAAAVARHAGARTVVLTDINDFRLELAKKVAPGVRTVNTTKEDLHDVMKELGLKVGFDVALEMSGSPIAFRQCVDTLIMGGGMALLGIPSRPMETDWGAIILKALTIKGVYGREMFTTWRKMLGLLKAGLDLEPLITHRLAYDRYREGFDAMKSGLSGKVILDWDKAA, encoded by the coding sequence ATGAAGGCTCTGGCCAAGACCCAGCCCGGTATCGGCCTCGAACTGATCGATGCGCCCATCCCGGTCGCCGGGCCCGAAGACGTGCTGATCCGCGTCCACCGCACGGCGGTCTGCGGCACGGACATCCACATCTGGAACTGGGACGAGTGGTCCCAGAAGAATGTGCCGACGCCGATGATCACGGGCCACGAGTTCAGTGGCGAGATCGTCGCCATCGGCTCGGACGTCCAGCGCCCGCTGAAGATCGGCCAGCGGGTCTCGGCCGAAGGGCACGTCATCGACCTGAACTCCGAGGCGGCCCGCGCCGGACATTTCCATCTGGATCCGCATACGCGCGGCATCGGTGTGAACCGTCAGGGCGCCTTTGCCGAGTTTGTCGTGGCACCGGCGTTCAACGTGATCGAGCTGCCGGACGATGTGTCGTATGAGGTCGCTGCGATGCTCGATCCGTTCGGCAATGCGGTGCACACGGCGCAGCAGTTCGATCTGCTGGGCGAGGACGTGCTGGTCACCGGCGCAGGTCCCATCGGCATGATGGCGGCGGCGGTCGCGCGACATGCCGGGGCGCGGACGGTCGTGTTGACGGACATCAACGACTTCCGGCTGGAGCTGGCCAAGAAGGTCGCTCCGGGCGTGCGGACCGTGAACACGACGAAAGAGGATCTGCACGACGTGATGAAGGAGCTGGGCCTGAAGGTCGGCTTCGACGTGGCGCTGGAGATGTCGGGATCGCCCATCGCCTTCAGGCAGTGTGTCGACACCCTGATCATGGGTGGCGGCATGGCGCTGCTGGGCATTCCGTCCAGACCGATGGAAACGGACTGGGGCGCGATCATCCTGAAGGCCCTGACCATCAAGGGCGTCTACGGGCGCGAGATGTTCACGACCTGGCGCAAGATGCTGGGTCTATTGAAGGCAGGGCTGGACCTTGAGCCTCTGATCACTCACCGTCTGGCTTACGACCGTTACCGCGAGGGATTCGACGCCATGAAGTCGGGTCTGTCGGGCAAGGTCATTCTTGACTGGGACAAGGCAGCCTGA
- the hfaA gene encoding holdfast anchoring protein HfaA, translated as MTRKRMLAALVPLGIVAAGLPAAAQTAGSGGLSSFQNGYGGARQSVTTAQTGSTRDQNGNRLIVDGIIQAGASAYSAQSGGVSQTYSGSGSSGGGSAIGGSTAIGNNLNVVVQGSHNTVIVNSRQTNTGNVSARTDLTGTLTGF; from the coding sequence ATGACCCGGAAAAGGATGCTCGCTGCGCTCGTTCCCCTCGGAATCGTCGCTGCCGGCCTGCCCGCCGCCGCCCAGACCGCAGGGTCCGGCGGGCTGTCGTCGTTTCAGAACGGCTATGGCGGTGCGCGCCAGTCGGTCACGACGGCCCAGACAGGCTCGACCCGGGACCAGAACGGCAATCGCCTGATCGTCGACGGCATCATCCAGGCCGGGGCCTCCGCCTATTCCGCCCAATCCGGCGGCGTGTCGCAGACCTACTCGGGCTCAGGCAGCAGCGGCGGCGGCTCGGCCATCGGCGGCTCGACGGCCATCGGCAACAATCTGAACGTGGTGGTCCAGGGCAGCCACAACACGGTCATCGTCAACTCGCGTCAGACCAATACGGGGAATGTGTCCGCCCGGACGGATCTGACCGGCACCCTGACAGGCTTCTGA
- the rlmJ gene encoding 23S rRNA (adenine(2030)-N(6))-methyltransferase RlmJ — protein MNYRHSFHAGNFADLVKHALVLWLLRERQKVGPVVALDTHAGAGLYDLTGDATRSREAEAGVERLMAAADRPPLIEALAREVAALNPGGGVRFYPGSPVLIARALRIDDAYVGFELREEVAGLLRESLSGFARARGEIGDGYERVRVEASQTRAPLVLIDPPFERPDDYLRAAETAGVIIRADPEAIVAIWTPLKDMETFDGFLRRLASVSGAPTLVAEARLRPLTNPMKMNGCAMVVVRPPEWAEAAASEICSWVAASLGETSAKAAVWRA, from the coding sequence ATGAACTATCGTCACAGCTTTCACGCCGGGAATTTCGCCGACCTGGTCAAGCACGCCCTGGTGCTGTGGCTGTTGCGGGAGCGGCAGAAGGTCGGGCCAGTGGTCGCGCTGGATACCCATGCAGGGGCGGGGCTCTATGACCTGACGGGCGATGCGACCCGGTCGCGCGAGGCGGAGGCGGGTGTCGAGCGGCTGATGGCGGCGGCGGACCGGCCGCCCCTGATCGAGGCGCTGGCGCGGGAGGTGGCGGCGCTGAACCCCGGAGGCGGGGTGCGGTTCTATCCAGGGTCGCCTGTGCTGATCGCGCGGGCCCTGCGGATCGACGACGCCTATGTCGGTTTCGAGCTCCGCGAAGAGGTCGCTGGCCTGCTGCGCGAGAGCCTGTCCGGATTCGCCCGGGCGCGGGGCGAAATCGGGGATGGCTATGAGCGGGTCCGGGTCGAGGCGAGCCAGACGCGGGCACCGCTGGTCCTGATCGACCCGCCCTTCGAGCGGCCCGACGATTATCTCCGCGCGGCCGAGACCGCCGGGGTCATCATCAGGGCAGATCCGGAAGCGATCGTGGCGATCTGGACGCCGCTGAAGGATATGGAGACCTTCGATGGCTTCCTGCGTCGGCTGGCCTCGGTGAGCGGGGCCCCGACCCTTGTGGCCGAGGCCCGGCTGAGGCCGCTGACCAATCCGATGAAGATGAACGGCTGCGCCATGGTTGTCGTCCGTCCGCCGGAGTGGGCCGAGGCCGCTGCCTCCGAGATCTGTAGCTGGGTCGCGGCGAGCCTGGGCGAGACCAGCGCGAAGGCGGCGGTCTGGCGGGCCTGA